The DNA region CCCCACGCCCGCGAGCAGGACCGTTTGCGCGAGCACCGGCAGCCCCGCATCCACCAGTCGCGCGACCGCGGCGCGCGTCGGCTCGTCGAGCTCGCGCGCGTGGTTGGCGTGCAGCACGATCCAGACCGCCTTGTTCGCGCGAAGCGCGGCGACGAGCTCGGCGTCGACGCGTTCCGGCTCGGCCGCGGGCACGCGCGTGTGCACGCGGATCACGCCCAGGTGCCCGATCGCGTCGAGCCTGCGCACGATCTCGCCGAGCCTGCGCGGCGAGAGGATCAGCGGATCGCCGCCGGAGAGGATCACCTCCCAGATCCGCTCGTCGCGCGATATGTACGCGAGCGCGGCGTCGAGCTCGGCGGGCGAGAGCGACTCACCGCCCGGGCCGACCGCCTCGCGCCGGAAGCAGAAGCGGCAGTACACCGCGCAGGTGTGCGTGGGCTTGAGCAGTACGCGGTCGGGGTAGCGGTGCGTGATTCCCTTCACCGGTGAATACGCCGCGTCGCCGATCGGATCCTCGCGTTCGTCGCTGGCTATGGCGAGCTCGGCGACGCTCGGCACGAGCTGCCTCGCGATCGGATCGGCGGGGTCGGCGGGGTCGATCCGCGCCTGCATGGCCGGCGTGATCGACACCGCCCAGCGCGACGCCACCCGGTGTAGCGCCTCGAGCTTCTCGGCCGGCACCAGCCCCGCCTCGGCGAGCTGGTCCGGGTCGCTGATCCGCTTCATTCCGCGTCCACCGGCGCCCAGAGCACGTCCTCGATCCGCTCGGCGCCGGTCGCGCACATCACGAGCCGGTCGAAGCCGAGCGCCATTCCCGCGCTCGCCGGGAGCCCGTGCTCGAGCGCGGCCAGGAAGTCACCGTCGATGGGATAGCGCGCTCCGTAGAGCCGCGCCTTCTCGGCCTGATCGCGCTCGAAGCGGAGCCTCTGCTCGGCGGCGTCGGTGAGCTCCGAGAAGCCGTTGCCCAGCTCGAGCCCGGCGACGTAAAGCTCCACGCGCTCCGCCACGCGGGTGTCGGCTGGCTTCGCGCGCGCGAGCGCCCCGAGGGCGATCGGCCAGTCGTAGAGCAGGGTGGGGCGGCCGACGCCGAGCTTCGGCTCGATCTGGTTCAGCAGCACGCGGAAGAACTGATCCTCGTAGGTGTCGCCCGGGCCGGGGACGAGCGCGAAGACGTCGAGGCCGGCGTAGCGCGAGAACGCATCGGCGACGCGGAGCCGCTCCGCCGGAAGTCGCGGATCGCAGTCGAGCCCGCGAAACGAGAGCCGCGCGCTTCCGCTCGCGTCGAGCGCCGCGCGAAGCAGCGCCTCGCAGTCGTCCATCAGCGCTTCGTAATCGCGGCCGGCCCGGTACCACTCGAGCATGGTGAACTCGGGGTGGTGGGTCGACGAGCGCTCGGCGTTCCGGAACGCGTGCGAGAGCTGGAAGATCCGCGGCAGGCCGGCGACCAGCAGCTTCTTCATCGCGAACTCCGGCGAGGTGTGCAGGTAGCGCAGTCGCTCGCCGGGCCGGTCGGGCGCGCGAAGCCGCGTCTCGAACGCGAACAGGTGTGGCTCGAGCCCGGGCGAGACCTGCAGCGCCGGCGTCTCGACCTCGACGAAGCCCTCGCGCGCGAAGTGCGCGCGCAGGGCGGTCGCGATCCGCGCGCGCGCATCCAGGAAGCCGCGCCGCCCGGCAAAACGCTCCGGATGCCAGAAGGGCCGCGGGTCCGACACGCTCGTTCTCCTCGGGGTCGCGGGCAGCTTAGCCTTTGCCGTGCTCCAATGGCGGCGATGCCGGCCGTTCGTCCGATACGCCCGCACTGCATCGGCTTCGCGCACCGCGGCGCTTCGGCCGACGCGCCCGAGAACACGCTCGAGGCGTTCGCGCTGGCGCTGCGGCTCGGGGCGACCGGGCTCGAGAGCGACGTCTGGATCACCGCCGACGGCGTGCCGGTGCTGGACCACGACGGCCTCATGCCCGACGGCACTCCGTTCCGCGAGGTCGCGCGCGCGGCGCTGCCCGCTCACGTGCCGGCGCTGCGCGAGCTCTACGACGCCTGCGGGCGCGGCTTCGAGCTCTCGCTCGACGTGAAGGATCCCGATGCTGCGCCCGCGGTCTCAGCGGTCGCGCGCGAAAGGGGTGACCCCAGGCGGCTCTGGCTCTGCCACTGGAACTGGCGCGTGGTCGCCTCGTTCCGCGAGCTCGACGCGAAGATCCGCCTGGTCGACTCGACGCGCGTCGCCGTG from Deltaproteobacteria bacterium includes:
- the genX gene encoding EF-P lysine aminoacylase GenX, whose protein sequence is MSDPRPFWHPERFAGRRGFLDARARIATALRAHFAREGFVEVETPALQVSPGLEPHLFAFETRLRAPDRPGERLRYLHTSPEFAMKKLLVAGLPRIFQLSHAFRNAERSSTHHPEFTMLEWYRAGRDYEALMDDCEALLRAALDASGSARLSFRGLDCDPRLPAERLRVADAFSRYAGLDVFALVPGPGDTYEDQFFRVLLNQIEPKLGVGRPTLLYDWPIALGALARAKPADTRVAERVELYVAGLELGNGFSELTDAAEQRLRFERDQAEKARLYGARYPIDGDFLAALEHGLPASAGMALGFDRLVMCATGAERIEDVLWAPVDAE
- a CDS encoding radical SAM protein, whose amino-acid sequence is MKRISDPDQLAEAGLVPAEKLEALHRVASRWAVSITPAMQARIDPADPADPIARQLVPSVAELAIASDEREDPIGDAAYSPVKGITHRYPDRVLLKPTHTCAVYCRFCFRREAVGPGGESLSPAELDAALAYISRDERIWEVILSGGDPLILSPRRLGEIVRRLDAIGHLGVIRVHTRVPAAEPERVDAELVAALRANKAVWIVLHANHARELDEPTRAAVARLVDAGLPVLAQTVLLAGVG
- a CDS encoding glycerophosphodiester phosphodiesterase; this encodes MPEGPRVRHARSPRGRGQLSLCRAPMAAMPAVRPIRPHCIGFAHRGASADAPENTLEAFALALRLGATGLESDVWITADGVPVLDHDGLMPDGTPFREVARAALPAHVPALRELYDACGRGFELSLDVKDPDAAPAVSAVARERGDPRRLWLCHWNWRVVASFRELDAKIRLVDSTRVAVMRTAPRERAGRMVALGIDALNLHWSDWSESLAAEFRARDRRLLAWDAQDESALGVALALGVDGVFSDHVARMMRAIRS